The following are encoded together in the Chrysiogenia bacterium genome:
- a CDS encoding acyl-CoA dehydrogenase family protein, which yields INDDTLEMIQDQFAKFSNDKVIPLAPEVHDQDKLIPIEIINEMAELGVFGLTIPEEYGGSGLGKMAMCVVTEELSRGYIGVGSLGTRTEIAGELIRLGGTEDQKKEFLPKLAGGEVLPTAVFTEPDNGSDLATLKTKAVKDGDNYIINGQKTWITHAARADLMTLLARTNPDDSGYSGLSMFLATKTRGTEDNPFPDEGIEGDEIPVIGYRGMKEYALGFEDFKVPAGNLLGGEEGRGFKQLMTTFESARIQTAARAVGVAQAAFDMAYQYATERVQFGKPLIEFPRVWYKLANMAIGIMASRQITYFSARQKDSDKRCDLEAGMAKLLAAKVAWESADMGVQIHGGNGFATEYPISRVLADSRILSIFEGASEIQAQVIARRVLSD from the coding sequence ATCAACGATGACACGCTGGAAATGATCCAGGACCAGTTCGCAAAGTTCTCGAACGACAAGGTCATCCCGCTCGCCCCCGAGGTCCACGACCAGGACAAGCTCATCCCCATCGAGATCATCAACGAGATGGCCGAGCTGGGCGTGTTCGGCCTGACCATCCCCGAGGAATACGGGGGGTCGGGTCTTGGCAAGATGGCCATGTGCGTTGTGACCGAGGAACTCTCGCGCGGCTACATCGGCGTGGGTTCGCTGGGAACCCGCACGGAGATCGCCGGCGAGCTCATTCGCCTTGGCGGCACCGAGGACCAGAAGAAGGAATTCCTGCCCAAGCTTGCGGGTGGTGAAGTCCTGCCGACGGCCGTCTTTACCGAGCCCGACAACGGCTCGGACCTCGCCACACTCAAGACCAAGGCCGTCAAGGACGGGGACAACTACATCATCAACGGCCAGAAGACCTGGATCACCCACGCAGCCCGCGCGGACCTGATGACGCTGCTGGCGCGTACCAATCCCGATGATTCGGGCTACAGCGGCCTGTCCATGTTCCTGGCGACCAAGACCCGTGGGACCGAGGACAACCCCTTTCCCGACGAGGGCATCGAGGGCGACGAGATTCCGGTCATCGGTTACCGCGGCATGAAGGAATACGCGCTGGGCTTCGAGGACTTCAAGGTCCCGGCCGGCAACCTGCTCGGCGGTGAAGAGGGACGGGGCTTCAAGCAGCTCATGACCACCTTCGAATCGGCGCGCATCCAGACCGCCGCCCGCGCGGTGGGCGTCGCGCAGGCCGCCTTCGACATGGCCTACCAGTACGCCACCGAGCGCGTGCAGTTCGGCAAGCCGCTCATCGAGTTCCCGCGCGTTTGGTACAAGCTCGCCAACATGGCGATCGGCATCATGGCGAGCCGCCAGATCACCTACTTCTCGGCGCGCCAGAAGGACTCCGACAAGCGCTGCGACCTCGAAGCCGGCATGGCCAAGCTGCTGGCCGCCAAGGTCGCCTGGGAGAGCGCCGACATGGGCGTGCAGATCCACGGCGGCAACGGTTTTGCCACCGAGTATCCGATCAGCCGCGTGCTGGCCGATTCGCGCATCCTCTCGATCTTCGAAGGTGCATCCGAGATCCAGGCCCAGGTGATCGCGCGCCGCGTGCTCAGCGACTAA